The Trichoderma breve strain T069 chromosome 2, whole genome shotgun sequence DNA segment tttgtcttctctCAGCTTCGCCCCATTTACAGCTGACGCCTCAATCACCAGGTCCCTTTAGAAGAGCGACGGCCTCCCGGCTCCGTCCTATCGGCTCGCTCACCGGACTCTCAGCGCCcctaaaataaaaaaacctgGTGGCCTTGACACAGCACAGCCCCGGTGCGGTGACGTTTGTCATTTTCTCCGTCTTCTGAAAAAGCATCACATCagaaaaacaacaaaacaaagaaaagacacaCGACACCATCTTCGTCTCACGTTTGATTAAAACCACGTCTTGTGCTAGGGTAATGCCCGTTCCTGCTTACTCTCTGGCAAGGATGCGTTAATCTGCATACTGTCTTTTTTACTTActctctctccagcttgTCTTTGATTTGTTTGGCCCGGCATTTGCTTGTCATCCTTCCTTTCGGCTTAGGTTTAGTCGCCTTTTTTCTCCGGGCCTTGATGTCCGGATGCCGTGAACCTGCAGCAATCCTTGCACAAAGCCCTCTTTTACAtaagaaaggagaaaaaagcatGATCGTCAAAGTCACTCGTCACATAGCAGAGTGCCTGTAAGCTTAATTGCGCGATACATCAAGCAGCTATTTCTGTTGCCGCGCGCCTTTTTTCCGGATTTCCCAACGTTCTTCAAGGCCTCCAGCATATTTCCCAATAGAGGCATATTTTGCAAGCGACGAGAGCCATGGAGGCCCATTCACTTGCCTCCCTAAACCTGCTGGCGGCGAATCCGCCGCAATATCCCGAAAACCCGTCAGAGACAAGACTAGAGCCTTTGGTGCTCTACATCTCCAGAGTTCCTGGCACCAGAGGTATTTTGAAGCCCCCTCACAGCATTGCTCGTAGCAAAAACTTACAAATTACTGCAGATGTTATTCTATCACCTTTCAAACCTCAGATCAAGAATGTCACAGGCGGCGATGTCTCCAGCAGCCTCTATTATGTTCATCTCGAGATCCCAATGCTGGATATAACCGGCCCTCAGCCATTGAGAGATGACGCGCAAGGTAGATCCAGCGAGGACAGCTCTATGACGAGGACGATTGCTCGGAAGCCGGTGCCCGGATCAATCTCATCCCAGACTCCCAATATCTCGATACAGGGtgatcagcaacagcaacaacaacagcctcagATTACTTTTGGAAACCCGACGTTGCGACCACCAAACGAAGTTATTGTACCTTTCAACTCGCAAGATGCCGACTATGCAccccctcttccccccaGACAATACGAATGGTCGGGCTCGGGATTCACAGAGAGCTCTTCCCAGCATAATGCTCCAGATGGATCACAGCAGTTGCGCCCATCTGCCTCTAGACGCAAGCCTGTCGGGCCACGGCAGCTGAGCGATATACCTCAGAGTCGGGTCTCCATGGACGAAACGGCTCGTTCTAGAGACCAAACCAGGGATCGATCAGCTACTATGGGACATACTAGGCAAAGTCGCTCTCTATCTCCAATGAAGAGCAACGAGTATTCTACGCCACCCTTTACCTTGAGCCTGATAAGGAGGGATCCAGGTACAGGAGATCAGTGGAACGTAGGCAAAATTTCGTCGTACGAGGTGAATACAGAGGTTGGGGAAACAGGCCAGTCTGCCACGTATCTCTCTGCATCCTCGGAACAGCAGTCTCCTCGACATCCACCAATCGATATTCACATTGAAAGCGCAGGATATGCCAAGTTCCGTGGAAGGCCATCAAGCGCCATTCCCCCTAGGAGGAGCATGGATGCCGACCGATCATTCATGGACATGGCACCAGGCCCACGAGCCGATGGGATGTTCTCCAGACAGGTTTCCATGGCGTACTCGAGAAGTTTCGGCTCTGCCATGCGGTCCAAATTTCATCAGATCGAGCAGGCGGCTCGGAAGAAGGCACACAATCGAAGCGAGAGCGAAGCATCGGCCAATTCGTTCAGCTCCGGAGAATACAAGTCCGGATCGCCGACATCTTCACGTCCTgacaagatgaagccgaGAGGATACACCTTTACAAGCCCCTGGGGTGGTAGATGCGAGTTTCGCACGGGGAACGGCGGCCGAAGCTTGCTGTGCCACCATTTCTTGCATGAGGGCGAAGTCGGAGCGTATAATCCGTTGGTCCCCGAGGCGAGTCCGTCAAGGTCGTCCACCGTTGTCAGCGAGTTACGCTTCAATCTTCCGGGCTCTGACTTGTTCCCCTCTGGTGAAGTCCCCAAGGGCGACGACCGCCGTCTTGGCCACTTTAGCAAGTTCATCAAGTCGGCCATGGAACGCTATGAAGATagagacgaagacgacgtaATATCACCGTTTGACGTAAACATAGGCGGCGagagagctggaggaggcaaCCGCGGCAAGCGGGCCAAGCTCGGGAAGCTCATCATATACCACGACGGGCTGAAGATGCTCGATCTGCTGGTGGCAGCCAACATGGGGCTGTGGTGGGGGACATGGGAAAAGAGCTTCTGAAAGCGAGTTGTGCATAGCGTCGATTATGCCATTGAGTAATGCATCATGAAGCGTGTAATTGctggtttctttttcctttgttatttttgtttttgaatttgtttttattaatattatacCTGAATGGCATTAGATAGGAGGTAGTAATGAGTCGTAACACGCCGACGTTGTTTGAGCGGGCGTTCAAGTTATATTAAGCGTCACGTGCCATGTCACGAGCCGGCAATACCACCAATCACTGGCCTAGCAATGTAATCCCGCAGTGCACTAAGCCATTCATccaaggcaaaagagagcCATCAAAAGTGCATCACGTCAAAAGTCGCCTCCCGCCCAATCGACGTCCCGCCCCAGGCGAGCCCTGCTCTTTGCAACTCCGTCAATTGCAGCGAATCCCGACGACAATGGCGCCGACTCTCTCCGCctcggcagcagccatgcTCGCCAAACGCCAGCTTGCCCGAGCTCCGGCCTCTACCAGCTCGCtcatgatggcgacgaggatgctGGCCACTCcctaccagcagcagcggggATATGCGACTCCCAAGGGACCCCCGCCACAGAACTTCCGAACGAGCAAGCAGGTCGAGTGGGTGTGGGAAAAGGACAGCTTGTTGGACCGGCTGGGCAAGTACTTCCTCATGACCGAGATGGCCAGAGGAATGTACGTCCTGCTGGAGCAGTTCTTCCGACCACCGTATGTTATACCGACTCTGGAGATTCAGGGTTTTCACTGGAGACTGGTGTGAATAAGATTGCTGACTGGAAGGACGCAGCTACACCATCTACTACCCATTCGAAAAGGTACGCAGGTTGCACGGGGGATGAGCTAGATATCCATGGAGAGCCGCCTTTGGCCATTGAGCTGCGATTAACACTTTTCTTAGGGCCCCATTTCTCCCCGATTCCGTGGCGAACACGCGCTGAGACGATACCCCTCTGGTGAAGAGCGATGCATTGCTTGCAAGCTCTGCGAGGCCGTAAGGACCCCGCCAATATCCCGGCTGTTGAAAGCGCATGTACAGGGATTGGGAAATGCTAATTGTATATGTGAATAGATCTGTCCTGCCCAAGCCATTACCATTGAAGCCGAAGAACGTGCTGATGGCTCTCGCCGCACTACCCGCTACGATATCGACATGACAAAGTGCATCTACTGCGGTTTCTGCCAGGAGTCCTGCCCCGTCGACGCCATCGTGGAGTCTCCCAACGCAGAGTACGCGACTGAGACCAGAGAAGAGCTGCTGTACAACAAGGGTAAGTTTGTGAAGGAATCCAgtggagatgagatttgcAGCGGTATATACTGATACAACCATTACAGAGAAGCTGCTGTCCAACGGAGACAAGTGGGAGCCTGAACTTGCTGCCGCCATTCGCGCAGATTCACCTTACCGATAAGCTACACAAATCTAATTCCAAATTGTATGATgtgaggggagagagaaccATTAGAAGAGAGGCACCAACGGAGGAGTCATGGACAACAGGATTGTACATAAGATTGGCGctaaacaaaaaaataaGCCTTGTATTCGAATTTCGGCCATGGAATGAGTGAATGAGCGGGAAATATGAAGAAAAGTGACTGCTATAGGTTTTAAAGTATGGTAGCAATGAACTGAGGTCGGCGTTACGCTGAAGCTACCGTCCAATTATCTGGGAAACATGTTGGCCCCTTTGCTCAAAAACGATTCTGAATAACCGAGGCCGTTTCCACTAACTCCGAGACATTAAAGATGTCTAATGCCGGCCAACTGTGCTTATGGGAGATTGGAACCATTCTGAGAGGGGTCTTGGTCGTTATCACTGCCTCCAAGGGCAGTTCTGGTTTCTCTGGGGTCATGGTTGTCTACTGGtctgtccttcttctttcttttgatACTGTCTTGGAGTTTCAATAGGAAATACATTAGGAGAGTTAACTTGCCAATGGTCACTTTCATATTGAACTTTGGGTCGAGTTGGGTAAGTTCTCAGAGAATGTGTTCAGAATGCCAATTGAGGAGAGATGCGACGTGGTATTCATAGGTACGCTTATGTGTTTCTTTGAAGATGTCCTTTTTGCCAAATATCATTCTAATTGTCAATCTTGGTTCGTCATACGTACATGTTATCAAACTCGGTCATGCAGTGACAAGTGTGTGCTAAGCAAACTGTATAGACTTCTGTGACTGAGTGTCCTACCAATAATACACAAGTATGTACTAATTCAACTCCCTTGATACAGAATCATATCAATAACGAAATTAAGTATGTCTTAAATCTCCTTAGCAACAGTAGAAGCATATACTCTTCACTGCTCCAAGCCATACTCACACAATGCCTTgcatcttcagcttcaccaaTCCGGAGCTCTCCATTCCCGCTGATTCAGCCACCCCCTCCAGCCCACCAGCTGCACGTGactcctcatctctctcccctccgCACTCCAGCTTTCCCATGTAGTGAATGTACCTTTGTACCGACCCAGCTCCGAAAAACCTCCAATAGACCGAGTAATAGCCAGCGAGAAATTTATCATCGCCGGAGCAGCGAAACCACGTCTCGTCACCTTTACAAAAAAACCCGCCCTGCCGCAAACCCGCAGTCAACCGACGCCCTCCCCTTCCAATTGAcctcgcctctttttcttcttcttctttaccTTCCTCCCCTCACAAAAGCCGCAATCATGTTCCGCACTGCTGTCCTCCGCACATCCGCCTCGGCCGTCCGCGCTGTTGCCCGACCCGTCGCCATCCGAAGAACAGCTGCCCTGGCCGCTGCTCCCCGCGCCGTCGCCGCTCCTTTCCGTGTCCAGAGCCTCATGGGCGTGAGGATGTACAGCGCTGGTGGTGGCTTGCacaaggaggaggttgagggcCGCATCATGAGCCTGCTGCAGGGATTCGACAAGGTAGGCTTAAACCAGCTCGCTCTATTATTTCGCAGTTGTTTGTCATCTCGGAGTCAGTCGGAGGATCGTTTGAGGAAATGGGAGGCGACATCAGTGAAACACTGTGGGATGCATTGTGTTTAGCAGAGGAATAACTGCGCAATGGCAAGATTTGGACCTGAGAAGTTGTTCTTGATGGAGGCGGGGGAGCAAAAGAGAGCGGGGTGCAACAACATCGTCATGTTGGATATGCGCCGGTCCATACCTTGACATTTTTCATTTTAATTATTGTGTACGCAACCATTTTTGCTAACTTCATGCGCTCCAGGTCAACGACGCTGCCAACGTACGTCCGGAAATACCACCACGCGCAAAACCCCCACTCATCGAATGACATTCCTAACTGTACCCTTTTTACAGATCAAGCCCACTGCTCACTTCGCCAACGACCTCGGCCTGGACAGTCTCGACACCGTTGAGGTCGTCAtggccatcgaggaggagTTCAGCATCGAGATCCCCGACAAGGACGCCGACAGCATCCACTCCAGTAAGAGAGTCGCATCCCCCTAGATATCAAATTGTGCTCACACTCCGTTTGCAGTTGACAAGGCTGTCGAGTACATTCTCAACCAGCCCGATGCCCACTAAATTACTCCCGACCCGAACGACTCTGGAAACGCTGGCCAACCAACCCCTTGTTTTTCTCCTCCTTTAACTCTCCAAAGTCCCTCCCTCGTTATGGCACTTGAAATTCCCTCCTACGATATACCCGGATATGAAGAGGTCAGGATATAAGGGATGGGGTTTACCGAGATAAAATAATGAATTTGTTTGGGGACTtgtaaaatataaaaaaaggcCATTCACGGTCAAAACAGGTGATACCAGGTGAtggtaaaaaaaaaagaatctcaactaatttttttttcttcatcttcgagagacagagagagagggacAAAGGGactcttcttttatttcgCCAGTGTTTTCCAGGATCCGACGGAACGGAGTGTGATGATGGGGGAAAGGTTCAGAAATGGGAAGTGTTAGAacgggaagaaaaaaggacgaTTGTATTGATGGTGGTCGGAGACGCTGCGAGAAACGGTCTTTGCAGCTTATCCCTTGTACTAGTGTATAGAAGAATCATTTTACTCTCCACCGAATTGCCAGAGTTGGTATCTGTCGTGATGTGAAAAATAATGAGCTGCCATTAACGATTTCTCTCAAACATATCTACAGAATAAGTAGACTTACAGGACATTCACAAATAAACGCGATAGTACTATAGGTTGATTATTAACGAAAGATACAAACGAATGCCGTAAATGCATCTTGGAACTCCAAGCTCAATATTTCACCTGATTGCATATACAAATTCCCCTATCCTAATGATACATACACCTTAAACGCAGATAAATCATAGTTATTGACGGGCGTAACCTGAGAGGTATTAATTACGGTTGCTTCCAAGCTCGCTGCCCCCAAAACGTGACTCCAACGGTCGACGCAGCTCCTCCGAACATATcctggagagaaaaaagtagATCCAAGTTGGTTCCGCCCCTTATTATATCCACCTTCAATATCTGCTTCATCGTCCGTGTGAAATGAACAAGGTCCCCAGTCTCAGTAACCGCAAAGCGAAAAAGGAGTATTAACTGGAAACCAGGGCAAATGCTAAAATAAagcggagaaaaaaaaaatagatGATCCAGTAGTTTGTTactttcatttttttcttatgaTGAAAGCATATGATGCTTGTTGTTGCTAACTCCTTTGATAGACCGTAGACCAGAAAATGAGAGGTATGACTTCAGGGCGTGGCTGTCCTAGATGGCTCCTCGACGGCATGACggaaagatgaaaaaatagaaaaacGCAAAAAACTCCAACctatatagtatatatacaCCCCCTGTGtccctttttgttttccctttcccaGCCCTTGGCGATGTTGGATGCCGGATGATGATTTTGTGTGTTCCCCTTCCAAAGATTGCCATCGATATTgcgagagaagacgagagagaagagaagaaaaagtaaagcgaaaagaagcaagTAGCTTGGAAGGACATCCGGAAAAATTCGATGGACTGAACTCTCGGTTTCCAAGAAAAATGCACGTCGCATGGCGCGCTGTCGTCTGGTTCGTAGATCGTCATGCCTTCGTCAAAAATGGTGTGATTCCTCCGTTTCGTCGATTGTAGTTTTAAAGGGTTGGGGGTATCTTGTCTAAAGAAATATGCTCCGCCATATTTTTGTATTTTCCTCTTCGCGAAGTCTATTACCTTCCGTTGACTGGTACAGCGTCTCGTCCCTCCTTGGTGCCGTTAGAAGCAGGCACTGtcttgctggcggcggcggcattggcatATGAGCTGTAGGCTCCCAGTGCCAAACCGGAAGAGCCGCGCTTGCGAatctttgatgatgaagagtcttcctcctcttccatgCTGAAGACGAAAGCAgggtcctcttcatcaatcggAGTGGTAAATCTGCCAGTGACGGACGAACCAATGCTGGCGCTGGAGACGTGGCGCTCTAGACTGCGGTCCTTGCCGATGGGTGAGATACCATTGCTGGCGTTACGGCTGACGGTGGGGTGCAGAAGCGGGCTTGAGCTATTCAACGTGTCATCCAGCCGGCTGCGTTGGAGCTGCTGTGACAGGACCGACATGGTTTCGTTTCCGGCCCCGGCAGATGCCCGGAGGTCGTTCGACATTTCTTTAGCTAGGATCGAATTTCGCAGGGGGCTGCCAACATGGCCGAAAGCTGATCCGGCAGCGCTTCGGGCCGATCTGgtcatctcctcctcttccttctgacGCTGGAACAGGGGTCCCCATCGGCTCGGGCTTGAACCGATGGGGCTGCCATACTTGCCAAGACTACCGAAGCTGAAGTCGGGCCTCTCGTCTCGC contains these protein-coding regions:
- a CDS encoding 4Fe-4S binding domain-containing protein — its product is MAPTLSASAAAMLAKRQLARAPASTSSLMMATRMLATPYQQQRGYATPKGPPPQNFRTSKQVEWVWEKDSLLDRLGKYFLMTEMARGMYVLLEQFFRPPYTIYYPFEKGPISPRFRGEHALRRYPSGEERCIACKLCEAICPAQAITIEAEERADGSRRTTRYDIDMTKCIYCGFCQESCPVDAIVESPNAEYATETREELLYNKEKLLSNGDKWEPELAAAIRADSPYR
- a CDS encoding phosphopantetheine attachment site domain-containing protein; translated protein: MFRTAVLRTSASAVRAVARPVAIRRTAALAAAPRAVAAPFRVQSLMGVRMYSAGGGLHKEEVEGRIMSLLQGFDKVNDAANIKPTAHFANDLGLDSLDTVEVVMAIEEEFSIEIPDKDADSIHSIDKAVEYILNQPDAH